In the Psychromicrobium lacuslunae genome, CTTGACCGCAGCCCGAACCGCGGCAACGGCTTCGTCAAAGGGTTTGAGCTGATCCTCAAGGTTCGCGCCGACGATGCCGACGCCGATGGCCTGCCGAATGGTCTCGCCGGCATCGCCATAGCCGGCTTCCAGATCAGCGCTAACCGGTAAATCAGTGGCCGTCGCGATTCGGCCTACTGCCTCGATCATCAGTTCACGCGGGATATTCTCGCCATCTTCGTAACCGAGCGAAGCGGCAATCGAGTGACTGGCGGTGGCCAGCGCCTGAGTGCCGTCAAGATCACTGATCACCTTGGCAGAAATGACGTCCCAGACGTTGATTACTTGAAGTAGTTCCGGAGCCTGGTGGAGCTCGATCAGGCGCTGTCCCTTGGCATTGTTTGCTGCGGTCTGTGCTGTAGTCATAGCTCCACGCTACGCGGAACCAGCCCGCGACCCAAGGTGTCCCTGCTCACTTCGTCATCTTGTGGTGCGGGATACTGGGAGCATGTCAATTGATACAGCTGGTCAGGGTTCACCGAGCCGCCGGGTTGCCATCCTGGGTTCCACGGGTTCGATTGGAACCCAGGCGCTCGAGGTGATCAAAGCGGCCTTCCATGAAGATGGCGCCCCGAGATTTCTGATCACGGCGCTGAGCGCTGGTGGCGCAAATCTGGAGCTTTTCGCCCAGCAGGCGGTGGCGACGCGTGCCGCAGTGCTCGGTCTTGCCAAGGGAAACGTGCAGGAGCTCAGCGAGCGACTAGAAAGTTTAGCCCCGGGCTACCGGCCCCAGATCGAGGTCGGGCCGCACGCCTCTACGGTGTTGGCTGGCCTTGACGTCGACGTGGTGCTCAATGGCATCACCGGTTCCATTGGGCTCGCTCCAACGCTCGCCGCTCTGCGGGCAGGCAACACCCTAGCTCTGGCCAATAAAGAATCGCTAATTGTCGGTGGTCAATTAGTGAAGGACGCCGCCCGTGAGTACGGCGCGCAGTTAGTGCCGGTTGATTCAGAACATTCAGCGATTGCCCAGGCGTTGCGTTCCGGCACTGCAGCAGAGATCGAACGGTTGATCCTGACCGCTTCCGGTGGCCCGTTCCGAGGCAAGAAGCGCCACGAACTCAGTCAGGTGACTCCGGAACAGGCACTCAAACATCCCACCTGGGATATGGGGTTGATGGTCACTACCAACTCGGCCACCCTGGTGAATAAGGGTCTAGAACTGATCGAGGCACATTTGCTTTTCGATGTGCCGCTGGACCGCATTGACGTTGTGGTGCACCCACAGTCGGTGGTGCACTCAATGGTGCAGTTCATCGATGGCTCCACCATTGCTCAGGCTTCGCCGCCGGATATGCGGCTACCCATTGCCTTAGGCCTGGCCTGGCCGGAGCGGGTGCGCGGCGCTGCCCAGCCGTGTGACTGGAGCCAGGCTACCGAGTGGACCTTTGAGCCGCTGGACCACCAGGCCTTTCCCGCTGTGGAGCTAGCTAAGGACGCGGCCAAACAGGGTGGTACCCACCCCGCGGTTTTCAATGCTGCCAACGAAGAAGCCGTGCTAGCTTTCCACCAGGGGAGCATCGGATTCCTCGACATCGTCGATACCGTTGAAGCGGTGCTCAGCGAACACTCAGCGCAAGCATCGCTCTCCGGGCTTACCCTGGAGGCGGTACTAGAAGCTGAAATCTGGGCACGACGGCGGGCTCAGGAACGTTTAGCCGGAGAGAACTAGTTGGAAGATTCACTGTGACGGTATTGCTTTTTATTCTTGGCGTGCTTTTTGTCGTCTTTGCGGTCGGCATTTCAATCGCGCTACACGAGGTCGGCCATTTGGTGCCCGCCAAGCTTTTCAAGGTGCGTGTCACCCGGTACATGATCGGCTTCGGGCCGACTTTGTGGTCGAAGAAAAAGGGCGAGACGGAGTACGGCATTAAAGCCATTCCGGCGGGTGGTTATGTGGCCATGATTGGGATGTACCCGCCCAATAAAGAAGACGGTAGCGTCCGGCCCTCCAGCACCGGAATGTTCCAAACCTTGGCCGAATCTGGTGCCGCGCAACGGGTCAGCAGACAGCGCAAATCGGGTCGCTTCGAGCAACTCGCCACCGATGCCCGGGCCATGGCCCATGAAGAGGTCGGTCCCGAGGATGAGAACCGGGTGTTTTACAAACTCCCGGTCTGGAAAAAGATCATCATTATGCTCGGCGGTCCGTTCATGAACTTGCTGATCGGCACCGTGCTAATGGGGGTGCTGTTGATGGGGTTTGGTACCGCTCAGGCCACCACCACGCTTGCCGTCGTGAACGCTTGCCAGATCAAAGAAGGCGAGGCAACGCCGGATCCGAAGAATTGCACCCCGACTCCGGCTGCTGCCGCCAAATTACTGCCGGGCGACACCATTACTTCCTTCGATGGCAAGCAGGTGACGGGCTGGGACGAGCTGACCTCCTGGATCCGCAGCTCGGCGGGAAAGTCAGTTCAACTCACCGTGCAACGCAACGGCAAAGCGGTGCAGCTGAATATCACCCCGGTGCTCACCGCGCGTCCAGTGCTCACCGCCGCGGGAACACCGGAGAAAGATGCCGCCGGAAAGGTGCTGACCCAGGACGTCGGGTTTATTGGAGTTAGCCCCAGTAGTGAGAATGTGCAACAACCGATCACCGCGGTGCTGCCGACCGTGGGAAATAATATTGCCCAGGTTGCAGGGGTCGTGGTGAATCTGCCGCAACGCCTTGTCGCCGTGGCGCAGGCGGCCTTTAGCTCGGCGCCACGAGATCCAAACGGCCCGGTCTCGGTGGTTGGCGTGGGTCGGGTTGCTGGACAGGTAGCAGCCATGGAGGACGTGCCGTTGAGCGCACGGTTCGCCACCTTGCTCGGTTTGATGGCTGGGCTGAACTTCGCGCTTTTCGTCTTCAACCTCATCCCACTTTTGCCCCTTGACGGGGGGCACGTAGCTGGGGCGCTCTATGAGGCGGTGCGGCGCCGGTTAGCCAAGCTTTTCAAACGGAAAGATCCAGGCCCCTTCGATATTGCCAAGCTGCTACCGCTCACCTATGTGGTCGCCTCAGTACTGCTGGTGATGGGTGCGCTGCTGATCTACGCCGATATCGTGAAGCCCGTTAACCTTTTTGGTTGATTTTCTATAATCAAGCAAAAAGGTTTGATTTCAGAATATCAAGCGAATATAGTTGATCTATGTTCGTGATGACGATAGATCAACGCAATAGCCGAGAGAGCGTCGACCGGGTACCAGTCCTCATCGAGCGCCTTTCCGGGGTATCAACGCTGTTGGCCTTTGAGCGTTCCATCGGAGACGAATTGCAGGGCGTGCTCGAGGATGCCAATTCCGTGGTCGAGGCGACGATGCTGGCGCTAAGGGACGGCGGGTGGCATATCGGCATTGGAGTTGGTGAGGTGCGACAGCCATTGCCTCAGCATTCCCGGGAAGCGCAAGGCGGCGCGTTTATTGCTGCTCGAGAAGCCGTCGAACGAGCCAAAAAATCAGGCAACCGGGTGCCGGTGAGTGTTTATGGCGCCATTCCCAGCAAGCAGATCGATGCCGCTGAATCTGTATTGCGATTACTGGGCGGCCTGGTGATGGCGCGAAGCGCGGCAGAATGGCGGATTCTCGATCAGCTCACACCCGGTCAACGAGGTACTCAGGCCGAGGTGGCGGAGTCGCTCAAGCTCAGTCCTCAGGCGGTCAGCAATGCGGTCCGGCGCTCCGGTTGGCTTGAGGAGTGGTCCGGCCGGGAGGCGGCAGCGTTATTACTGGAACTGGCAGATCAAACGGTGGCTGAGTGGAGTTGATCCCGACCGCTTGGACCAGACGAAAGTAGGCTGTTGTCATGACCGTACTGATCATTATCGGGGCATTGCTGATAGCTGGTTTTCTGGGCTGGCCGCTGACTACTCTGGTGCTTAAACTTGCGCGCAGCGTCGATCACCGGGCTGCCGAGGCTGTTTCGTCGGAACAGGCCACCGTGGCCGAACCGGAACCAGCAGTGGTTGCTGAGTCGACGAGTGCTGACTCTGTCACTGCCGAACTTAACCCGGCCGAACCGCAGAAGGTCGAGCCTGGCAGGGGTGAGCAGAGCGGGGCCCAACAGGGGTCAGCGGCAGCATCTGAAGTGGTTGGTGTGAAGGTGCTTCGCGGTGGCTTGCTTATCGGTATCCTAGAGCGGCTCGCCGTAGTGCTTTGCCTGGTCTTCGATCAGCCAGTAGCGATTGCCTACGTGATAGCTGTCAAAGGGCTGGGGCGGTACCCAGAACTCAAGGAAAGTCCGGCAGCCAGCGAACGATTCATTATTGGCACCCTGAGCTCGATGATTTTCGCCACTCTGATTGGCATCGCGGCGCGTTGGCTGATCGGAATTCTCTAAGCATCAGCTCAGCGCAGGGCGTCGGAGGAATGAAGCAGAGGTGAGATTGCCGACATCCGGTCCGCCCCGCGAAGCGGCTGTGTAGGCTGAGAGGATGAGCGTTTATGCCGTTGAATACACTTATGTCGCCGAGACCGCGGCGGCCCGCGATCAGCATCGACCGGAACATCGAAACTGGCTGAGTAGTCAGGTTGAGGCAGGGAAAATCTTGGTTTCCGGACCTTATCCAGATGGTAGCGGGGCACTGATCATCTTCCGTGCCGAAACCATCGAAGAGCTAGAAGATCTTTTGACCCAGGACCCTTTCGCGATTCAAGGCTGCATTACCGGGCATCAAATCAAAGCCTGGAACCCAATCATTGGTCTGCTCAAGGAATACCTCTGAGCTTGAGGAAGCTTAGAATAGAGAGTGTGCTCGTCGGGCGGCAACCGTCGATTCGGCAGAACGCAAAGCATGTAACGGAGTCACAGTAATGACATCAGTCAGTTTGGGTATGCCCGCTGCACCGCCGCCGGTGTTAGCCCCGCGGAGGAAGACTCGGCAGATCAAGGTCGGTTCAGTGGGAGTCGGTTCTGAATCGCCGATCAGCGTGCAGTCAATGACCACCACACCGACCACTGATATCAATGCCACACTGCAGCAGATCGCCGAACTCACCGCTTCCGGTTGCGATATTGTGCGGGTCGCTTGCCCCTCCGCCGATGATGCTGAAGCACTGCCGATCATTGCTAAGAAATCACAGATCCCGGTCATTGCGGATATTCACTTTCAGCCAAAATATGTTTTCGCCGCGATTGAAGCCGGCTGCGCAGCGGTCCGCGTGAACCCCGGTAATATCCGCAAATTCGACGATCAAGTCAAAGAGATCGCCCAGGCTGCTAAAGACCATGGTGTGTCGATCCGGATTGGCGTGAACGCTGGTTCACTTGATCCGCGCTTAATGCAGAAATACGGCAAGGCGACCCCGGAGGCGCTGGTCGAAAGTGCGGTCTGGGAAGCTTCGCTCTTTGAAGAGCATG is a window encoding:
- a CDS encoding isocitrate lyase/PEP mutase family protein, yielding MTTAQTAANNAKGQRLIELHQAPELLQVINVWDVISAKVISDLDGTQALATASHSIAASLGYEDGENIPRELMIEAVGRIATATDLPVSADLEAGYGDAGETIRQAIGVGIVGANLEDQLKPFDEAVAAVRAAVKAASDEGVSFALNARTDVFVKGGPEANKEEQITEAIKRGKAFLDEGATNVFVPGLFDEATVTALVDGLGHNKLSVIGLPGSLAPAKLTELGVSRISYGPLTQRLALTALQAAAQDLLAGGVLPDGIKPLN
- the dxr gene encoding 1-deoxy-D-xylulose-5-phosphate reductoisomerase; its protein translation is MSIDTAGQGSPSRRVAILGSTGSIGTQALEVIKAAFHEDGAPRFLITALSAGGANLELFAQQAVATRAAVLGLAKGNVQELSERLESLAPGYRPQIEVGPHASTVLAGLDVDVVLNGITGSIGLAPTLAALRAGNTLALANKESLIVGGQLVKDAAREYGAQLVPVDSEHSAIAQALRSGTAAEIERLILTASGGPFRGKKRHELSQVTPEQALKHPTWDMGLMVTTNSATLVNKGLELIEAHLLFDVPLDRIDVVVHPQSVVHSMVQFIDGSTIAQASPPDMRLPIALGLAWPERVRGAAQPCDWSQATEWTFEPLDHQAFPAVELAKDAAKQGGTHPAVFNAANEEAVLAFHQGSIGFLDIVDTVEAVLSEHSAQASLSGLTLEAVLEAEIWARRRAQERLAGEN
- a CDS encoding M50 family metallopeptidase; protein product: MTVLLFILGVLFVVFAVGISIALHEVGHLVPAKLFKVRVTRYMIGFGPTLWSKKKGETEYGIKAIPAGGYVAMIGMYPPNKEDGSVRPSSTGMFQTLAESGAAQRVSRQRKSGRFEQLATDARAMAHEEVGPEDENRVFYKLPVWKKIIIMLGGPFMNLLIGTVLMGVLLMGFGTAQATTTLAVVNACQIKEGEATPDPKNCTPTPAAAAKLLPGDTITSFDGKQVTGWDELTSWIRSSAGKSVQLTVQRNGKAVQLNITPVLTARPVLTAAGTPEKDAAGKVLTQDVGFIGVSPSSENVQQPITAVLPTVGNNIAQVAGVVVNLPQRLVAVAQAAFSSAPRDPNGPVSVVGVGRVAGQVAAMEDVPLSARFATLLGLMAGLNFALFVFNLIPLLPLDGGHVAGALYEAVRRRLAKLFKRKDPGPFDIAKLLPLTYVVASVLLVMGALLIYADIVKPVNLFG
- a CDS encoding helix-turn-helix domain-containing protein, whose translation is MTIDQRNSRESVDRVPVLIERLSGVSTLLAFERSIGDELQGVLEDANSVVEATMLALRDGGWHIGIGVGEVRQPLPQHSREAQGGAFIAAREAVERAKKSGNRVPVSVYGAIPSKQIDAAESVLRLLGGLVMARSAAEWRILDQLTPGQRGTQAEVAESLKLSPQAVSNAVRRSGWLEEWSGREAAALLLELADQTVAEWS
- a CDS encoding YciI family protein, with the protein product MSVYAVEYTYVAETAAARDQHRPEHRNWLSSQVEAGKILVSGPYPDGSGALIIFRAETIEELEDLLTQDPFAIQGCITGHQIKAWNPIIGLLKEYL